A DNA window from Zingiber officinale cultivar Zhangliang chromosome 3A, Zo_v1.1, whole genome shotgun sequence contains the following coding sequences:
- the LOC122053172 gene encoding pentatricopeptide repeat-containing protein At1g09820-like, with protein MPRLLHRRLLFRSICSATSTAASNLSSPDPATICDLASRQDWSCLKTLISASAATPADVVASFLRLILECPSSSATALCFSRWSQSHYRVPLELHLHCRLILALAADKLYPKIRSEFHYLTISGTHSAISILHMLSVTAEPSRRRYDCLSILADMLLLALVNNSKIDSAIEVFYRTGDYGYRLSVLSCNPLLNSLIKEKADMVETVYKEIMRRRIAPNLYTFNTVINGLCKVGKLRRATDVLNSIKSWGFSPSVVSYNTLIDGHCKNGGAGKLYKADSILKEMVASNIRPSVITFNILINGYCKDGNSSFAMRFLDEMKRQGLSPNVVTYSSLINGLCCEDKLGEALELLTEMQDYNLNPYVVIFNAIINGLCKKGDMEKAKGFLDVISENNLLPNVITYNTLIDGCCRAGMMEEATGLKGLMLKKGINPNISTYNCLINGFCKNGDRKIVVELLDEMKEKGVRADLVTYNVLIGSLCNEGKLAKAVKLLDEMLEMGVKPSHLTYNTLIEAFCKKGNLGAAYNMKIRMERSGKRANVPTYNIFIKYFCGIGKMEKANELLNMILEKGLLPNRVTYGMIKDEMIEKGYVPNIDGHLCSSSLA; from the coding sequence ATGCCCCGCCTTCTCCACCGACGCCTCCTTTTCCGATCGATCTGCTCCGCCACATCCACCGCCGCCAGTAATCTGAGCTCTCCTGATCCCGCCACCATCTGTGATCTCGCCTCCCGCCAGGACTGGTCCTGCCTCAAGACTCTCATCTCCGCCTCCGCCGCCACCCCTGCAGATGTTGTCGCATCCTTCCTCCGCCTCATTCTCGAGTGCCCCTCCTCCTCTGCCACTGCCCTATGTTTCTCCCGCTGGTCCCAGAGCCACTACCGCGTACCGCTCGAACTACACCTCCACTGCCGGCTCATCCTCGCCCTCGCGGCCGATAAGCTCTACCCCAAAATTCGCTCGGAATTCCACTACCTCACCATTTCCGGTACCCACTCCGCGATATCCATTCTCCACATGCTCTCTGTCACCGCCGAGCCCTCCCGCCGCCGCTATGACTGCCTCTCCATCCTCGCCGACATGCTCCTCCTTGCCCTGGTAAATAACTCGAAGATCGATTCCGCCATCGAGGTCTTTTACCGTACCGGCGATTACGGGTACCGCCTCTCCGTCCTGTCTTGTAACCCTTTATTAAATTCTTTAATAAAGGAGAAGGCCGACATGGTGGAAACTGTGTATAAGGAGATCATGCGAAGGAGGATAGCACCCAACCTGTACACTTTTAATACTGTTATTAATGGCCTTTGTAAGGTAGGAAAGCTGAGGAGAGCTACAGATGTGTTGAATTCCATCAAGTCCTGGGGGTTCTCACCGTCGGTAGTTAGTTACAACACGCTCATTGATGGGCACTGCAAGAACGGCGGAGCTGGGAAGTTGTACAAGGCTGATTCCATACTAAAAGAGATGGTGGCCAGTAATATTCGTCCCAGTGTGATTACTTTCAATATTCTGATCAACGGTTACTGCAAGGATGGTAACAGTTCTTTTGCAATGAGGTTTCTGGATGAAATGAAGCGGCAAGGACTCTCCCCCAATGTTGTTACCTATAGCTCTTTGATCAATGGTCTTTGTTGTGAGGACAAGTTGGGAGAAGCTCTGGAGTTGCTTACGGAAATGCAGGATTATAATTTGAATCCTTATGTGGTGATCTTCAATGCTATCATCAATGGATTGTGTAAGAAAGGAGACATGGAAAAGGCTAAGGGGTTTTTGGATGTCATTAGTGAGAACAACTTGTTGCCGAATGTTATTACGTACAACACCTTGATTGATGGGTGCTGTCGTGCTGGTATGATGGAGGAAGCAACTGGGTTGAAAGGATTGATGTTAAAGAAAGGGATTAATCCAAATATTTCAACCTATAATTGCTTGATAAATGGATTCTGCAAAAATGGGGATAGAAAAATAGTTGTAGAGCTTTTAGATGAAATGAAAGAGAAAGGCGTAAGAGCTGATCTTGTGACTTACAATGTGTTGATTGGTTCTTTGTGCAATGAAGGGAAGTTAGCAAAGGCAGTTAAGTTGTTGGATGAGATGTTGGAGATGGGCGTGAAGCCAAGCCACCTAACATACAATACATTAATAGAAGCATTCTGTAAAAAAGGGAACCTCGGTGCAGCTTATAATATGAAGATAAGGATGGAAAGGAGTGGAAAACGTGCAAATGTTCCAActtataatatatttatcaagTACTTTTGTGGAATAGGTAAGATGGAAAAGGCAAACGAGCTACTGAACATGATACTGGAGAAAGGTTTGTTACCAAACAGAGTGACTTATGGTATGATCAAGGATGAGATGATTGAGAAAGGTTATGTTCCTAATATAGACGGACATCTTTGTAGCAGTAGTTTGGCTTAG
- the LOC122053175 gene encoding uncharacterized protein LOC122053175 encodes MSKKNNLAKRKKQHEFDLKREKEEREKKEKKLQAKKNNMKVDGSAMKRRNKGRFRVGKVKTKLSNLAKAKAAQAMELDK; translated from the exons atGTCGAAAAAGAACAACTTGGCGAAGCGGAAGAAACAGCACGAATTCGACCTCAAAA gagaaaaggaagaaagggagaagaaagagaagaagctgCAAGCTAAAAAGAACAATATGAAG GTAGATGGTTCTGCCATGAAAAGGAGGAACAAAGGAAGGTTTCGAGTTGGGAAGGTGAAAACCAAATTATCCAACTTGGCCAAGGCTAAAGCAGCCCAAGCCATGGAACTTGACAAATAG